The following DNA comes from bacterium.
GCGGTGATCGCGCAGATCAACGGCCGGACCACGACGGGCGCATCGCCGGCCGCCCCTGCGGGGCGACGCTCGCCAACCGCGAAGGAGGCTCCCGTCGCGGCCGACGTTCCCCCGGTGGCGGCCCCGCGCTCCGCGCGCCCGCTCGCGGCGGACGACGCCCCGGTCGCGGTGGACCGTCCGCCGGCGGCTGCCGCCGAGCGCGTCCCCGCGGGAATATCCGGGG
Coding sequences within:
- a CDS encoding biotin/lipoyl-containing protein gives rise to the protein MPKMSDAMTEGRVLSWRKRVGDRVARGDVLAEIETDKVNVEIEAEAAGTLSEILVPDGGRAPVGAVIAQINGRTTTGASPAAPAGRRSPTAKEAPVAADVPPVAAPRSARPLAADDAPVAVDRPPAAAAERVPAGISG